Proteins encoded by one window of Manis pentadactyla isolate mManPen7 chromosome X, mManPen7.hap1, whole genome shotgun sequence:
- the LOC130681732 gene encoding histamine N-methyltransferase, whose product MASSMRSLFSDHSRYIESFRRFLDNSTEHQCMQEFMDNKLPDVIARIGNTKSEIKILSVGGGAGEIDLQILSKVQAQYPGAHINNEVIEPSAEQITKYKELVAKTSNLENIKFAWHKETSSEYQNRMMEKKEVQKWDFIHMIQMLYYVKDISATLKFFHSLLATNAKILIILVSGTSGWDKLWRKYGSRLPRDDLCQYVTSSDLTQMLEKSGIKYECYNLLSTMDISDCFIDGNENGDLLWDFLTETCNFSKTAPPDLKAEIMKDLQEPEFSVKKEGKVLFNNSLSFIVVEA is encoded by the coding sequence ATGGCATCTTCCATGAGGAGCTTGTTTTCTGACCACAGCAGATATATTGAATCTTTTCGGAGGTTTCTCGACAATTCCACGGAGCACCAGTGCATGCAGGAATTCATGGACAACAAGCTGCCAGACGTAATAGCAAGGATTGGAAatacaaaatcagaaattaagaTTCTAAGTGTTGGTGGAGGTGCAGGTGAAATTGATCTTCAAATTCTCTCTAAAGTGCAAGCTCAATACCCAGGAGCTCATATCAACAATGAAGTCATCGAACCAAGTGCTGAACAAATCACCAAGTACAAAGAGCTTGTAGCCAAGACATCAAACCTCGAGAACATAAAGTTTGCTTGGCATAAGGAGACATCATCTGAATATCAAAATAGAATGatggagaaaaaagaagttcAGAAATGGGACTTTATTCATATGATTCAAATGCTGTATTATGTAAAAGATATCTCAGCTACCCTGAAATTCTTCCATAGTCTCTTAGCTACTAATGCTAAGATTCTCATTATTCTCGTATCAGGAACCAGTGGATGGGACAAGCTATGGAGAAAGTACGGATCCCGCTTGCCACGGGATGACCTCTGCCAGTATGTAACATCCTCTGACCTCACTCAGATGCTGGAGAAGTCAGGAATTAAGTATGAATGTTACAACCTTCTATCCACCATGGACATATCTGACTGTTTTATTGATGGCAATGAAAATGGAGACCTGCTATGGGATTTTTTGACCGAAACCTGCAACTTTAGTAAAACAGCACCACCTGATCTCAAAGCAGAAATTATGAAAGATCTACAAGAACCTGAATTCAGTgtaaagaaagagggaaaagttctttttaataatagtctGAGTTTCATAGTGGTTGAGGCATAA